Proteins from a genomic interval of Odontesthes bonariensis isolate fOdoBon6 chromosome 7, fOdoBon6.hap1, whole genome shotgun sequence:
- the LOC142384902 gene encoding myosin heavy chain, fast skeletal muscle-like: MSTDAEMALYGKAAIYLRKPEKERIEAQTAPFDSKNACYVSDAKELYLKGLITKRDGGKVTVKLLLTQEEKEVKEDEVFQMNPPKYDKIEDMAMMTYLNEASVLYNLKERYAAWMIYTYSGLFCATVNPYKWLPVYDSEVVAAYRGKKRMEAPPHIFSVSDNAYQFMLTDRENQSVLITGESGAGKTVNTKRVIQYFATISVGGGDGGKKEPSKFKGSLEDQIIAANPLLEAYGNAKTVRNDNSSRFGKFIRIHFGTTGKLASADIETYLLEKSRVTFQLPDERGYHIFYQMMTAHIPELIDLALITTNPYDFPMCSMGQITVASIDDKVELEATDNAIDILGFTNEEKLSIYKMTGAVLHHGNMKFKQKQREEQAEPDGNEEADKVAYLLGLNSADMLKGLCYPRVKVGNEFVTKGQTVPQVNNSVTALAKSIYERMFLWMVVRINQMLDTKQQRNYFIGVLDIAGFEIFDFNTLEQLCINFTNEKLQQFFNHTMFVLEQEEYKKEGIVWEFIDFGMDLAACIELIEKPMGIFSILEEECMFPKASDTSFKNKLYDQHLGKNKAFEKPKPAKGKAEAHFSLVHYAGTVDYNIAGWLDKNKDPLNESVLGLYTKSSCKLLAVIYPPAAPEEAGKKGGKKKGGSMQTVSSQFRENLGKLMTNLRSTHPHFVRCLIPNESKTPGLMENFLVIHQLRCNGVLEGIRICRKGFPSRILYGDFKQRYKVLNASVIPEGQFIDNKKASEKLLGSIDVNHDEYRFGHTKVFFKAGLLGVLEEMRDEKLAALVTMTQALARAYLMRREYVKMTERREAIYTIQYNVRSFMNVKHWPWMKVYYKIKPLLKSAETEKELQGMKENYEKMTNDLATALAKKKELEEKMVSLLQEKNDLQLQVASEGENLSDAEERCEGLIKSKIQMEAKLKETTERLEDEEEINAELTAKKRKLEDECSELKKDIDDLELTLAKVEKEKHATENKVKNLTEEMASQDESIAKLTKEKKALQEAHQQTLDDLQAEEDKVNTLTKAKTKLEQQVDDLEGSLEQEKKLRMDLERAKRKLEGDLKLAQESIMDLENDKQQSDEKIKKKDFEISQLLSKIEDEQSMGAQLQKKIKELQARIEELEEEIEAERAARAKVEKQRADLSRELEEISERLEEAGGATAAQIEMNKKREAEFQKLRRDLEESTLQHEATAAALRKKQADSVAELGEQIDNLQRVKQKLEKEKSEYKMEIDDLSSNMEAVAKAKGNLEKMCRTLEDQLSEIKTKSDENVRQLNDLGGQKARLLTENGEFSRQIEEKEALVSQLTRGKQAYTQQIEELKRQVEEEVKAKNALAHGLQSARHDCDLLREQFEEEQEAKAELQRGMSKANSEVAQWRTKYETDAIQRTEELEESKKKLAQRLQEAEEQIEAVNSKCASLEKTKQRLQGEVEDLMIDVERANGLAANLDKKQRNFDKVLAEWKQKYEEGQAELEGAQKEARTMSTELFKVKNSFEESLDQLETMKRENKNLQQEISDLTEQIGETGKSIHELEKSKKQVETEKSEIQTALEEAEGTLEHEESKILRVQLELNQIKGEVDRKLAEKDEEMEQIKRNSQRIADSMQSTLDAEVRSRNDALRIKKKMEGDLNEMEIQLSHANRQAAESQKQLRNVQAQLKDAQLHLDDAVRAQEDIKEQAAMVERRNGLMVAEIEELRAALEQTERSRKVAEQELVDASERVGLLHSQNTSLLNTKKKLESDLVQVQGEVDDSVQEARNAEDKAKKAITDAAMMAEELKKEQDTSAHLERMKKNLEVGVKDLQHRLDEAENLAMKGGKKQLQKLESRVRELESEVEAEQRRGVDAVKGVRKYERRVKELTYQTEEDKKNVARLQDLVDKLQLKVKAYKRQSEEAEEQANAHLSKCRKIQHELEEAEERADIAESQVNKLRAKSRDSGKVNIYHFNGHGKEVAE, translated from the exons ATGAGTACGGACGCGGAGATGGCCTTATATGGCAAGGCTGCCATTTACCTTCGTAAGCCAGAGAAGGAGAGGATTGAGGCTCAAACCGCACCATTCGACTCCAAAAACGCCTGCTATGTGTCTGATGCTAAAGAGCTGTACTTGAAGGGACTGATCACCAAGAGAGACGGTGGCAAAGTCACCGTCAAACTCTTGCTCACCCAGGAG GAGAAGGAAGTTAAAGAGGATGAAGTCTTTCAAATGAACCCTCCCAAGTATGACAAAATTGAGGACATGGCCATGATGACCTATCTCAATGAAGCCTCTGTGCTGTATAATCTCAAAGAGCGTTATGCAGCATGGATGATCTAC ACCTACTCTGGGTTGTTCTGTGCAACTGTGAACCCCTACAAGTGGCTCCCAGTGTACGACTCTGAAGTCGTCGCTGCCTACAGAGGCAAGAAGCGTATGGAGGCTCCACCCCACATCTTCTCCGTCTCTGACAACGCTTATCAGTTCATGCTTACTG ataGGGAAAACCAGTCTGTCCTGATCAC AGGAGAATCTGGTGCTGGAAAGACTGTGAACACGAAACGTGTCATCCAGTACTTTGCCACCATCTCTGTTGGCGGAGGAGATGGCGGAAAGAAAGAACCAAGCAAGTTCAAG GGCTCACTGGAGGATCAGATCATTGCAGCCAATCCCCTGCTGGAGGCTTATGGTAATGCCAAAACTGTGAGGAATGACAACTCTTCACGTTTC GGTAAATTCATCAGAATTCATTTTGGCACAACCGGCAAACTGGCTAGTGCTGATATTGAGACAT ATCTGCTGGAGAAGTCTAGAGTGACATTCCAGCTTCCTGATGAGAGAGGCTACCACATCTTCTACCAGATGATGACAGCCCACATACCTGAGCTGATTG ATCTGGCACTCATCACAACCAACCCCTATGACTTCCCCATGTGCAGCATGGGTCAGATCACTGTGGCCAGCATTGATGACAAGGTTGAGCTGGAAGCCACTGAT AATGCCATCGATATCCTGGGCTTCACCAATGAGGAGAAGCTGAGCATCTACAAGATGACTGGTGCTGTTCTTCACCATGGTAACATGAAGTTCAAGCAGAAGCAGCGTGAGGAGCAGGCTGAGCCAGATGGCAATGAAG agGCCGACAAGGTTGCTTACTTGTTGGGTCTGAACTCCGCTGACATGCTGAAGGGTCTGTGCTATCCCAGAGTGAAGGTCGGAAATGAGTTTGTCACCAAGGGACAGACAGTGCCTCAG GTGAATAACTCTGTCACTGCCCTGGCCAAGTCAATCTATGAGAGGATGTTCTTGTGGATGGTCGTCCGTATCAACCAGATGTTGGACACTAAGCAGCAAAGAAACTACTTCATTGGTGTCCTGGACATTGCTGGCTTTGAAATCTTTGAT TTCAACACCTTGGAGCAATTGTGCATCAACTTCACCAATGAGAAACTGCAGCAGTTCTTCAACCACACCATGTTCGTCCTGGAGCAAGAGGAGTACAAGAAGGAGGGTATTGTCTGGGAGTTCATTGACTTTGGTATGGACTTGGCTGCCTGCATTGAGCTGATTGAAAAG CCCATGGGCATCTTCTCCATCCTTGAAGAGGAGTGCATGTTCCCCAAAGCTAGTGACACTTCCTTCAAGAACAAGCTGTATGACCAGCATCTTGGCAAGAACAAAGCCTTTGAGAAGCCAAAGCCTGCAAAGGGCAAGGCTGAGGCCCACTTCTCCCTGGTGCACTATGCTGGTACTGTGGATTACAACATCGCTGGTTGGCTGGACAAGAACAAGGACCCACTGAACGAGTCTGTCCTGGGGCTGTACACGAAGTCCTCATGCAAACTGCTGGCTGTTATCTATCCTCCTGCTGCCCCTGAGG AGGCTGGCAAGAAGGGAGGCAAGAAGAAGGGTGGCTCTATGCAGACGGTGTCTTCACAGTTCAGG GAGAACTTGGGCAAGCTGATGACAAACTTGAGGAGCACCCATCCTCACTTTGTGCGCTGCCTGATTCCCAATGAGTCAAAGACTCCAG GTCTGATGGAGAACTTCCTGGTCATCCACCAGCTCAGGTGTAACGGTGTGCTGGAGGGTATCAGAATCTGCAGGAAAGGTTTCCCCAGCAGAATCCTCTACGGTGACTTCAAGCAGAG ATACAAGGTATTGAATGCCAGCGTCATCCCTGAGGGACAGTTCATTGACAACAAGAAGGCCTCAGAGAAGCTGCTTGGATCAATTGATGTTAATCATGATGAGTACAGATTCGGACACACCAAG GTGTTCTTCAAGGCTGGTCTTCTGGGTGTCCTTGAGGAGATGAGAGATGAAAAGCTGGCAGCTTTGGTCACAATGACTCAGGCTCTTGCCCGTGCTTACCTCATGAGGAGGGAATATGTCAAAATGACAGAGAGGAG GGAGGCCATCTATACCATCCAGTACAACGTGCGCTCATTCATGAATGTGAAACACTGGCCATGGATGAAGGTGTACTACAAGATCAAGCCTCTCCTGAAGAGTGCTGAGACTGAGAAGGAGCTGCAAGGTATGAAGGAGAACTATGAGAAGATGACAAACGACTTGGCTACTGCCTTGGCCAAGAAGAAGGAACTGGAGGAGAAGATGGTGTCTCTTCTGCAGGAGAAGAACGATCTGCAGCTGCAAGTTGCATCT GAAGGAGAGAATCTGTCAGATGCTGAGGAGAGATGTGAGGGACTTATCAAGAGCAAGATTCAGATGGAGGCCAAACTCAAAGAGACAACTGAGAGActggaggatgaagaggaaatCAATGCTGAGCTTACTGCCAAGAAGAGAAAGCTGGAGGATGAATGCTCTGAGCTCAAAAAGGATATTGATGACCTGGAGCTTACCTTGGCCAAAGTGGAAAAGGAGAAACATGCCACCGAGAACAAG GTGAAGAACCTGACTGAGGAGATGGCCTCTCAGGATGAGAGCATTGCTAAACTGACAAAGGAGAAGAAAGCCCTTCAGGAGGCTCATCAGCAGACTCTGGATGACCTGCAGGCTGAGGAAGACAAAGTCAACACTCTGACCAAAGCCAAGACCAAGCTTGAGCAGCAAGTTGATGAT CTTGAGGGTTCTCTGGAGCAAGAGAAAAAGCTTCGCATGGACCTTGAGAGAGCCAAGAGAAAGCTGGAGGGTGATCTGAAACTGGCCCAGGAATCCATCATGGATCTGGAGAATGACAAGCAGCAGTCTGATGAGAAAATTAAGAA GAAGGACTTTGAAATCAGCCAGCTCCTCAGCAAGATTGAGGATGAGCAGTCAATGGGCGCTCAGCTTCAGAAGAAGATCAAGGAGCTTCAG GCCCGTattgaggagctggaggaggagatCGAGGCTGAGCGTGCTGCTCGTGCCAAGGTTGAGAAGCAGAGGGCCGACCTGTCCAGAGAACTCGAGGAGATCAGTGAGAGGTTGGAGGAGGCAGGCGGCGCCACTGCAGCTCAGATTGAGATGAACAAGAAGCGTGAAGCTGAGTTCCAGAAGCTCCGTCGTGACCTTGAGGAGTCTACTCTGCAGCATGAAGCCACTGCTGCAGCTCTGCGCAAGAAGCAGGCTGACAGCGTTGCTGAGCTGGGAGAACAGATCGACAACCTGCAGCGTGTCAAGCAGAAGCTTGAGAAAGAAAAGAGTGAATACAAGATGGAGATCGATGACCTCTCCAGCAACATGGAGGCTGTTGCTAAAGCAAAG GGTAATCTTGAAAAGATGTGCCGTACTCTTGAGGACCAACTTAGCGAAATTAAGACCAAGTCTGATGAGAATGTTCGTCAGCTCAATGACTTGGgtggacagaaagctcgtctccTCACAGAAAATG GTGAGTTCAGCCGCCAGATTGAGGAGAAAGAGGCCCTCGTCTCTCAGCTGACTAGAGGCAAACAGGCCTACACACAGCAGATTGAGGAGCTGAAGAGGCAGGTTGAGGAGGAGGTCAAG GCTAAGAATGCTCTTGCCCATGGACTGCAATCAGCCCGCCATGACTGTGATCTGCTGAGGGAGCAGTTTGAGGAAGAGCAGGAGGCCAAGGCTGAGCTTCAGCGTGGTATGTCCAAGGCCAACAGTGAGGTGGCTCAGTGGAGAACTAAATATGAAACTGATGCTATCCAGCGCACTGAGGAGCTTGAGGAATCCAA GAAAAAGCTGGCCCAGCGTCTTCAGGAGGCTGAGGAACAGATTGAGGCTGTGAACTCTAAGTGTGCTTCCCTGGAGAAGACCAAACAGAGGCTCCAGGGTGAAGTGGAGGACCTCATGATTGATGTGGAGAGAGCTAATGGGCTCGCTGCCAATCTTGACAAGAAGCAGAGGAACTTTGACAAG GTATTGGCAGAGTGGAAGCAGAAGTATGAGGAGGGTCAGGCAGAGCTTGAGGGAGCTCAGAAAGAGGCTCGTACTATGAGCACTGAACTGTTCAAGGTGAAGAACTCCTTTGAGGAATCCCTGGATCAGCTGGAGACAATGAAGCGTGAAAACAAGAACCTGCAAC AGGAGATCTCAGATCTGACTGAACAGATTGGTGAGACTGGCAAGAGCATCCATGAGCTGGAGAAGTCCAAGAAGCAGGTGGAGACAGAGAAGTCTGAGATCCAGACAGCTCTTGAGGAGGCTGAG GGAACTCTGGAGCACGAGGAGTCTAAGATCCTGCGTGTCCAGCTGGAGCTCAACCAGATTAAGGGTGAGGTGGACAGGAAGCTTGCAGAGAAAGATGAGGAGATGGAGCAGATCAAGAGGAACAGCCAGAGGATTGCTGACTCCATGCAGAGCACTCTGGATGCTGAGGTCAGGAGCAGGAACGATGCCCTGAGGATCAAGAAGAAGATGGAGGGAGACCTGAATGAGATGGAGATTCAGCTGAGCCATGCCAATCGCCAGGCTGCTGAGTCCCAGAAACAGCTGAGGAATGTGCAGGCACAGCTCAAG gatgCTCAACTGCACCTTGATGATGCTGTCAGAGCCCAGGAAGACATTAAGGAACAAGCTGCTATGGTGGAGCGCAGGAACGGTCTGATGGTGGCTGAAATTGAGGAACTCAGAGCTGCTCTGGAACAGACAGAGAGGAGCCGCAAAGTCGcagagcaggaactggtggaCGCCAGCGAGCGTGTTGGACTCCTGCACTCTCAG AACACAAGTCTTCTGAACACCAAGAAGAAGCTCGAGTCTGACCTGGTTCAGGTCCAGGGTGAAGTAGATGACAGTGTTCAGGAAGCAAGAAATGCCGAGGACAAGGCCAAGAAGGCCATCACTGAT GCTGCTATGATGGCTGAGGAGTTAAAGAAGGAGCAGGACACTAGTGCTCACCTGGAAAGGATGAAGAAGAACCTCGAGGTTGGCGTTAAGGACCTGCAGCACCGTCTGGATGAGGCTGAGAACCTGGCCATGAAGGGTGGCAAGAAGCAGCTCCAGAAGCTTGAGTCTCGG GTTCGTGAGCTGGAGTCAGAGGTTGAGGCTGAGCAGAGACGTGGTGTTGATGCTGTTAAGGGTGTCCGCAAATATGAGAGGAGAGTGAAGGAGCTCACCTATCAG ACTGAGGAGGACAAGAAAAACGTTGCCAGGCTGCAGGATCTGGTTGATAAGCTGCAGCTCAAAGTGAAGGCCTATAAGAGGCAGTCTGAGGAGGCG GAGGAGCAGGCCAATGCTCATCTGTCCAAGTGCAGGAAGATCCAGCATGAGctggaggaggcagaggagcgtGCTGACATTGCAGAGTCTCAGGTCAACAAGCTGAGGGCAAAGAGCCGTGACTCTGGCAAGGTAAATATATATCACTTTAATGGGCAT gGAAAGGAGGTTGCTGAGTAA